In Flavobacterium gelatinilyticum, a genomic segment contains:
- a CDS encoding OsmC family protein: protein MKHLFKAQLNWIFKQSSAEVSKKFYSKTHQIQIEGKPILEVSAAKAFKGDPELYNPEDLLLSSLVSCHMMSYLYVCSQNGIEVISYSDNAEATLEVNPDGSGRFVEVRLNPNVTIVNKNKIELANELHFKANQLCFIANSCNFPVLHNASCEVSTI, encoded by the coding sequence ATGAAACATTTATTCAAAGCACAATTAAACTGGATTTTCAAACAGAGCTCAGCTGAAGTATCAAAGAAATTCTACAGTAAAACCCATCAAATTCAAATTGAAGGGAAACCAATTTTAGAAGTTTCAGCAGCCAAAGCTTTCAAAGGTGATCCGGAATTATATAATCCGGAAGATTTATTGCTAAGTAGTTTGGTTTCGTGTCACATGATGTCCTATTTATATGTCTGCTCTCAAAACGGAATAGAAGTGATTAGTTATTCAGACAATGCAGAAGCAACACTCGAAGTAAATCCCGACGGAAGCGGTCGTTTCGTTGAGGTTCGTTTAAACCCAAATGTTACAATTGTAAACAAAAACAAGATAGAACTGGCTAATGAGCTTCATTTTAAAGCCAATCAATTGTGTTTTATTGCTAATTCATGCAATTTTCCGGTTTTGCATAATGCGAGTTGTGAGGTTTCCACCATATAA
- a CDS encoding leucine-rich repeat domain-containing protein, translating to MRNYYVSIFLLFTLLSCSKKQELKQFSLDKINDLKSYNNLDSLPKDLDKVYRLDLSKKGLKKLPEVVFELSNLQELNVSENYLSDLNGIDKLKKLQILNIGMNDFKILPNEVTTLKNLKVLDIWWNDIKTFPESFYQNNDEIEELDMTSMFEFDFSANLSKIHRFKNLKELNLGNNQIKNLNIQFEKLINLETFGYIRQDKIDVKNVILGLSKCKKLKTIHLSVNHIKELPREISLLNNLEELNLYENELTNLPDNLLEMKGLKSITLDGNKIDKTIISKFETKMTGTAFIY from the coding sequence ATGAGAAATTATTATGTTTCAATCTTTCTACTTTTCACTTTATTATCTTGTTCAAAGAAACAAGAATTAAAACAATTCTCATTAGATAAAATTAACGACTTAAAAAGTTACAATAACTTAGATAGTTTGCCAAAAGATTTAGACAAGGTTTATCGTCTTGACCTGTCAAAAAAAGGTTTAAAAAAACTTCCTGAAGTTGTATTTGAACTTTCAAATCTTCAAGAACTAAATGTTTCGGAAAATTATTTATCTGATTTAAATGGTATTGACAAATTAAAAAAGCTGCAAATTTTAAATATCGGAATGAATGATTTTAAAATATTGCCGAATGAGGTAACAACTCTTAAAAATTTAAAAGTATTAGATATTTGGTGGAATGATATTAAAACATTTCCAGAATCATTTTACCAAAACAACGATGAAATTGAAGAACTTGATATGACAAGTATGTTCGAGTTTGATTTTTCAGCTAATTTATCAAAAATTCATAGATTTAAAAATCTCAAAGAACTGAACCTAGGAAATAATCAAATTAAGAATTTGAATATTCAATTCGAAAAATTAATTAATCTTGAAACCTTTGGATATATTAGACAAGATAAAATTGATGTTAAAAATGTCATTTTAGGACTTTCTAAATGCAAAAAACTTAAAACAATTCATTTAAGTGTTAATCATATTAAGGAACTTCCAAGAGAAATCTCATTACTTAATAATTTGGAAGAACTGAATTTGTATGAAAATGAATTAACAAATCTTCCAGACAACTTGCTTGAAATGAAAGGATTAAAATCGATTACTCTTGATGGCAATAAAATTGATAAAACAATAATTTCAAAGTTTGAAACTAAAATGACAGGAACAGCTTTTATTTATTAA
- a CDS encoding aldose epimerase family protein: MNALKRCVFGLSLLSLAAVSIQCKGDKKADTEKVATDEKALVTIDKSEYGTTAKGEKVESYKLKNQNGMEVDIITFGGRITDLKVPNKEGVSENVVIGFSNLAQYEKENPFFGALIGRYGNRIAKGKFSLDGKEYQLAINNAPNALHGGPQGFFNVVWKADEVKSGDTASLKLSYLSKDMEEGYPGNLKVIVTYTLTNDNQLEVLYEATTDKTTVVNLTQHSYFNLSGDFTKTILDHELTLNADKLVPVDATLIPTGKLDDVAGTPFDFRTPKLIGKDINVKNEQLERGKGYDHCWVLNNPEKGKTIIAKVYHAASGRVMEMTTDEPGIQFYSGNFLDGTLPMPNGGTFAHRTGLCLETEHYPDSPNQKNFPTTVLNPGENYKTKTTFKFSVKK, from the coding sequence ATGAATGCATTAAAACGTTGTGTTTTCGGTCTAAGCCTTTTAAGTTTGGCTGCAGTTTCAATTCAGTGTAAAGGCGATAAAAAAGCCGATACAGAAAAAGTTGCCACTGATGAAAAAGCATTAGTTACAATCGATAAATCAGAGTATGGAACTACTGCCAAAGGCGAAAAAGTAGAGAGCTATAAACTGAAAAACCAAAATGGGATGGAGGTTGACATCATCACTTTTGGAGGAAGAATTACAGATTTGAAAGTGCCAAATAAAGAAGGTGTTTCTGAAAATGTAGTAATCGGATTCAGTAATTTGGCGCAATACGAAAAAGAAAATCCATTTTTTGGAGCTTTAATCGGAAGATACGGAAACCGAATTGCAAAAGGTAAATTTTCGCTTGATGGAAAAGAATATCAATTGGCAATTAACAACGCTCCAAATGCTTTACACGGAGGTCCGCAAGGATTTTTTAATGTAGTTTGGAAAGCTGATGAGGTTAAATCCGGCGATACAGCTTCTTTAAAATTATCGTATTTAAGTAAAGATATGGAAGAAGGTTATCCGGGAAACCTGAAAGTTATTGTAACATATACATTGACAAATGACAATCAGTTGGAAGTGCTTTACGAAGCAACAACAGACAAAACTACCGTTGTTAACCTGACACAACATTCATACTTCAATTTATCCGGAGATTTTACAAAAACAATCTTAGATCACGAATTGACTTTAAATGCAGATAAATTAGTTCCGGTTGACGCGACTTTGATTCCAACAGGAAAATTAGATGATGTAGCGGGTACTCCTTTCGATTTCAGAACGCCAAAATTAATTGGAAAAGATATCAATGTTAAAAACGAGCAGTTAGAAAGAGGAAAAGGTTACGACCACTGCTGGGTATTGAACAATCCTGAAAAAGGAAAAACAATCATTGCAAAAGTATACCACGCAGCAAGCGGAAGAGTTATGGAAATGACAACAGACGAACCTGGAATTCAGTTCTATTCTGGAAACTTCCTTGACGGAACATTGCCAATGCCAAACGGAGGAACTTTTGCACACAGAACAGGATTATGTCTGGAAACAGAACATTATCCGGATTCTCCAAACCAGAAAAATTTCCCAACCACGGTTTTAAACCCGGGAGAAAATTATAAAACTAAAACGACTTTTAAATTTTCTGTAAAGAAATAG